A segment of the Candidatus Neomarinimicrobiota bacterium genome:
ACCTTGATTTGAATAGGAGATAGCGTTATTCGCGGTAAATGGTTTAAACTCATCTCTTCCAAACTTTTTTTCAATATCTCCCTCCGCATTAAATACAACCACATAATTGTAATCTATGCATACGAAAATTTTATCTTTCGAAAAACTCATCCCCGTAATTAGACTGTTTTCGGATATGGATATATTTACCTCCTCAACCTCTTCAAAATAATTTGTCACTGGGATATTACTGGTTATTTCATTCGCAAATAATAAGGAGGCACTGATTGATAAAATTATGAGTTTCAATTCAAAGGATTTTAATAGTACCATATTTTTAATCCTTTTAGAGAGGGGTAAATGGTTTTACCCCTCCCATTATTAGTTAGGAATCAATGTAAATACTCAACTAATCAACCGGCAGGTAGACGGTTACACAATAGATATTTTCTGAATCAAAGCAACCGCCATTAATCCTGTGTCCAAAGTAGCCGCATAGCCCGAATCTACAATATTCTGCCTCCACCGGTTGCGGCGTCCCGAACGACGTCATCGCGTACATACCCAGAAGTACAGTCAAAATCCTCAGAGTTCTTACACTCAATATTTTACGAATCATATCCGTCCTCCTTTGTGATAATTATTGGTTCATTTCCCATATTACAAGGACTGTTCCGGAATTCTTATGATCAACATAAATACCTGTATTTATTAAATTTACTTATATCGATATATCTTTAGTAAGCCAATAATTGTTCACTACACTGAACTCCTATTCCGTGAATCCCCATCATCCTAGGGTTTTGCACTGTTCAGCTGCCTGAACAATTGTTCAGGATCGTGAATTTTTTCGGGGCAGCTCCCCCTGGTAAATGGTCCTGTACAGGAAAAGGTAAAATTTCCTCCACCTCGAATCAGAAATGTGGAGGGTTCTGGCGACGCCTCTGAGATCTCCGTCTTGTTCCAATGCAAACTCTATAAGCGACCGGACTTGAAGTCGACTCATATCACCTTTTATGTAGGGTGCATGGACTGCATCCCAGAAATCTTCACTGCCGGCAGCAAGGGCTACGTATAGATTGCCGACTGCTGTACCGGCATTTCCTGAAAATCGGATTGTACTTCCGTTCGGCGTTCCGAGCTGGTTCGGTAAGTGCTCAAGTCCAATATGTTGTGTAAAGGCACTTGCGAAAAATCCAGATTCCACACAATTGATTAATTCACGAATATTTCCGGGCCATTTATGTTGAACCAGACATTCTTTCACGGTGTTAGTAAAACGCTTCTCTGTATTATGATCAGTGTTGAGCTTTTCTAAGTTGTACTGAGCCAGCCGCAAAATGTCCTTTGACTCCCGTTCTCTCAGAGGTGGAAGGTTTATGGCATGTGTTGCAATCCGATAGTAAAAGTCCTTACGCAACCTGCCGTTTTGCAGAAGGAGTGGAACTTCCTGATTTGTGGCACTTATTATTCGAACGTCGACCTTCGTGGCAGTATCAGAGCCCAGTGGTTGAATCTCCCCCGTTTCGATTGCGCGTAGCAATATCTCCTGTGCGTGCCGAGGCATCGCCTCAATTTCATCTAAAAACAGTGTCCCGCCATTTGCCTTCCGAAATGCCCCGGGACGATTCTGTTCTGCTCCGGTGAATGCACCCTTTGTATGCCCGAATAAGGTGCTTAAGGCCATAGTTTCATCCCGGAGATGCGAACTGTTCAACGTTATCAATGGCTTGAGCCGGCGCCCACTTAAAAGATGAATGGCATGAGCCCAGAGCTCTTTTCCTGTCCCTGTTTCACCATAGATTATCACCGGGCGATTCGAACTGGAAAAAGCCAAGACGGAATCCATGGTTTCCAGCACGCATTTATCATGTCCGATGATAATTATCTCACGGCCAGAATTATATTTACGAGAAAGTGAGGATATCAGATGCTTTGTATATATCTGCCTGGCATATTTGCAAAAACCTTCAACAGTACCGGGGGAGAGATGCGAGGGATTACATAATGCGCTGATGCACAATTTTTCTTGTGTAAAAATTTCCAAATGAACATTCGAACAACGAACGCAAGATTCTACAGTATAGATATTTCCGTTTCGATTTGATTTCGCCTTTCCCTTACCCCGTTGACAAGCAAATGGTTCCGGGTAAATCTCATGGACTCCGGCTTTTCTTTTACCCCCATTATAAAAATATCTGCCAGGTAATGTTGACACCGACTCCAGTGGAATACTGAACGTGTTCCGCCCCCGGTAAAAGAGAAATTCCGATAGGTTTTTTGTACGCAAATAGTCCATAAACCATTCGTCCATAACTCAGAAACAAAAACGCCAACAGACAAGGATTTCACTAAAACTTACATCGAAAAAAACACTAGGTGAACAAATTGTAAACACCCTGGAGATTACTATCAAGTATTTTATGAACTTTTCTCCACGGCATAAAGATGGTAGAATGGAACCCCTAAGAATTTGATATAACCCGATCCCTGAGGAACATTTCAATTAAGGGAGAAATATATATACTGTATTCAATCGGACTATATCCGACTAATCAAATACCCCAATATCGTTTATCCCATTTCACTAAAGCGAATAATACTTCGCCTCGGGATGATGCACGATGATGGCGGATGTACTCTGCTCCGGGTGGAGCTGATAGCCCTCGGAGAGTTCCACGCCGATGGTGGAGGGATCGATCAAGCGAAACAGCTGCTCGTGATCTTCCAGGTGCGGGCAGGCGGGATAGCCGAAGCTGTATCGAGAGCCCCGATATCCCTGCTTGAATAACTTTTTGATTTCGTCGGCGTCCTCATCTCCGAATCCGAGTTCCCCGCGAACTATTTTATGCCAGTATTCCGCTAATCCTTCGGCGGTTTCCACACTGAAACCGTGCCAGAGGAGATACTCCTTGTACTCATCGTTATCGAACAGACGCTGGGATTCCTCCGAGGCTTTTTCGCCGACTGTTACAAGCTGGAACGCCACCACGTCCATTTCGCCGGAGTCCACGGGACGGAAAAAGTCCGCCAGGCAGCGATGCTGTTTGCCGTCCTGCCTCGGGAAGGTAAACCGCTCCCGCTCTTCGCGGGTGTCCGGATCGTAAACAATCAGGTCATTCTTCTCGGACTGGCACGGGAAGTAGCCGTAGGTCACCCGCGGATTCAGTAATCCCTCTTCCTTGCCCTTGCGCTGGAGCCGCTCGAATTCCGGCTCCACCTCTTCTTCGATCATTCGCTGGAAGTCTTCGCGGCTGCCGCCGGCCTTCCGGAACTGCCATTGGGCCCGGAACAGCGCAATGGTGTTGATGTACGGATAAACGTCGTCGATATCGATATCTTCGATCACTTTCGTACCCCAGAACGGCGGCTCCGGCACCGGATTATCCCGGTCGATGTCCGGCTCCACATACTCATCAGTACCCAGTGAAGGACCAATTGAACGGTTCTTGATCTTGCTGCTGATTTCCTTGGGCGGCGGGACTTCCAGCTCGACCTCGCCGGCCTCCTCCGCTTTTTCCTTCTTTTCCTTCACTAAATCATCCATGATACTCAGCCCGGTGAACGCATCTTTGCCGTAGTAGACCGGCCCGTGGTAGGTTTTCCGGAGGTCACTCTCCACGTAGCGGCGGTTCAGCGCTGCACCGCCGAGAAGCACCGGAATCTGCACGTTCCGCTCGTTCATGACCTCCAGGTTTTCCTTCATGATAATCGTGGATTTCACCAGGAGACCGCTCATGCCGATAGCGTCCGGATTGGTGGATTCCATGGCTTCCAGCATGTTATCGATGGGCACCTTGATTCCGAGATTTTCCACAGCATATCCGTTGTTAGTAAGAATAATATCCACCAAATTTTTCCCGATATCGTGAACGTCCCCTTTTACGGTAGCCAGCACGATTTTCCCCTTTTGAGAGGATTCGGACTTTTCCATATGCGGTTCCAGATGGGCGACAGCTGCCTTCATAGTCTCTGCGGATTGCAATACGA
Coding sequences within it:
- a CDS encoding sigma 54-interacting transcriptional regulator yields the protein MDSVLAFSSSNRPVIIYGETGTGKELWAHAIHLLSGRRLKPLITLNSSHLRDETMALSTLFGHTKGAFTGAEQNRPGAFRKANGGTLFLDEIEAMPRHAQEILLRAIETGEIQPLGSDTATKVDVRIISATNQEVPLLLQNGRLRKDFYYRIATHAINLPPLRERESKDILRLAQYNLEKLNTDHNTEKRFTNTVKECLVQHKWPGNIRELINCVESGFFASAFTQHIGLEHLPNQLGTPNGSTIRFSGNAGTAVGNLYVALAAGSEDFWDAVHAPYIKGDMSRLQVRSLIEFALEQDGDLRGVARTLHISDSRWRKFYLFLYRTIYQGELPRKNSRS